AGTTAATAAGAATAGCTGAAGAGCTTTTACAACTGATTTCACAAGAACAAATTCCATGTAGAGAGCAAAATGATAGAGCAGAACAGATGGAAGCAGATGCATCTTCTCCTGAAGAAGGTTCACTCCCAGACCTTTCTGATTTCTCAGACTTAGAGTCAATACTTACACCAAGAGAAGATGGAGACTTAATCTTTGACATAGATCAAGCGATGTTAGACATAGAAGACTTATATGAAGATGTACTCTCTGGCATAAACGAGGATTTAAGAAGTggttaaaatttaatttgcccCCAGCAGCATGTGAGAactgatcatttttctttttaaaatagattcagaCTTTTCTGAATGTTAGCAATGTGAGTTTTCTCCTACTTCTGTATATTTTCATTACTAATACCTTATAGAACAAGCAATACTAGATTTACTTCCAGTAGAAGctaatctcttttcttctttatgtttcttttaaaagctcCAACATTAGCCATATCATTCTTTCTCTACCTGTCCTTGTTCTCCTGTTAGGGTTACTAATAACAGGAGcaaacaataccaaaaaaataaactcctcaTCTAATAGCGGAGTGAAGACCTCACAGACTCTATCACATAATAGAACCCAATGGTATTGTTCTGCACATGGAAACCAAAAGGGGAATATTCCCCAGGATTGTATTATAATGAATACATCACATTGACAAGACAGTTTTGGAACACTTTTACTTGAAAAGATGTAACTCCTTACTAGGCCTTTAGGAGAGGATGTGTCAACCAAAGGATGCTATAGGAGACCAGGggaagcaattttgaaaaagcacCATCTGTCGGATAATAAAACAGTAGAAAGCTTTTCAGATAACTTTTACAGAGAGAAACCTTTGAAAAAGCCGAGGCCAAGAGGTTCCGATGCAGGATTTTTCCCTCAAACGATGACCCACACTGCAACTAGTCTTCAATATTGTTCCTCAAATGGAAAGGACTAATTAAATCATATAATGATATGAGTATGCCAGTACTAGAACATCTAAACAAAGCCCCATGAGGAGTGTTCACCAGTGGAGAGTCAAACACTCATGGCATAGGCTCAGACGTGACGGTCCGCAAATAGAAGTGGATAAAATATATCTTCTTGGGTATAGCTAGATTTATAAAGAATAGCTGATAGGCTTATTATAGTGAACCTGCTGCCACTTTGACATAGAAATCTTAACTATTGACAAATGGAAGCAATGATGaatctgaataaaataggaaCTGATATTTAAGCCCCAATAATTCTACAAATAGCAGAAGGGTAAAATGCAATAGTTGGAGGACCTCCCTCCCCATATCAGAACAGAAAGAGACCCaataaatgtgtgggaaattCACTGCTTGTAGTCATTCCATGCTGTACAGCAGTCTCATTTCCATTTGGAGAAATAGCTACCCTTCAGAGAAGCCCATGATCACTATGGTCCTCCTTCCTAGAGAATGACCTTTGTGTCCTACAACATGGGCAACAACTGGTAAAGGCATTAAAGTGTATTTAGGACAAATTGGTGTATTCAAATTGTGAAGAAATGACATGAAGTTAATTCATGCTGGTGGAAAACAGACTATACCCAATTCATTGAGCCCTAAAGCATATTATTggcaaaaagattaaaaacacatTGAATACAGAGAGCTCCAGAGCTAGCCAACATGACAGATGCTGTATCTAATCCTAAGCAGGGTCTACACACACGGATAATTAGCTGCTTTTAAAGGTAAATGTGGGGGAAAATTAGAGATCCAATGTGGATGAGCAGTAGCAGAAGAAGCATAAGTCAGTCTTGCTACTGAATTTCAGGATAATTATGTAACAAATTGCAGAAAGAGACTgctgtatcaaaaaaaaaaaaaaaaaaaactaccacagACCCTTTCGAAAATGAGAGGAACTTAGGGAGCTACTCAAACATGTTACTATGAGAAAGTTCCATAATAGACTGCTACGTGGAAAGACAGAGTAGATGAGGATCCAGGACACTTAGACAGGTGCACAAAgacacaaagaggaaaaataaaagtttgatcaTCAAGCAACTACTGTGGGTAATTACAAGCCAGACAAGACATCAGATTGAGGGACTTGGCTACTGCACTAAGTGGACAAATCAAGCCTTACTTTCCTAGAGTAAGGGACTCTAGCTATCGCAGTATGTCTAAAATGACAAATAAGAGATGCAGCACAAAGGGActatgtgaaattaaaatatagtgcTGCGAAAGCAAGAAGAAATGGTTTATCCCACCATTCCATTAGGAGCAGTTTTACAAGGAGGATTTGTGATAACAATTAAACAAGGAAATCTATACATGTAGCAACCAAGAAGAATCACAGAGGAATTGGTTAAAGTTAAAAGATAGAATCTATGTTTTAATtaaaggtttgaaaaaaaaaggtttgaaaacAGCCAGGGAAGATACAAACTCTCCACTAGGAATTTGGACTTTAGGAAATTGGCTATAATTTTGtgtcaaaataaaatccaaagcagGAGTACTTCG
The nucleotide sequence above comes from Canis lupus dingo isolate Sandy chromosome X, ASM325472v2, whole genome shotgun sequence. Encoded proteins:
- the TRPC5OS gene encoding putative uncharacterized protein TRPC5OS; this encodes MEPVSIPELVGGLVDCVAQLIRIAEELLQLISQEQIPCREQNDRAEQMEADASSPEEGSLPDLSDFSDLESILTPREDGDLIFDIDQAMLDIEDLYEDVLSGINEDLRSG